From the genome of Candidatus Defluviilinea proxima:
AGACTCGTGATAAATGCCGTATGGGATTTCGATCGTGTCGCCGGGGCCAGACCGATCCACAGCTTGTTGGATCGTCTCATCCGGTCCCATGCGGACGGTGGTCGGTTCATGCTTCGGGGTGCCTGATTCAGTCACGGCCACATTCGCCACGCGGACAACTTCACGCGCCGGGTTCGGGTATTGTTCCACCACTGGTAATCCTGAAGGCACAGACGTCGGAATTTCAGGCATTGCGCTTTCATCGGTCAATGCATACAGGAACGCGACCAGATCTTCTTTCTCTTGTGCGCTTAAACTGATCTTGTTGATGTGACGGTCCACTTTGATGCCTTGATCCATGCCGCCGCCATTGGCGTAGAAGTCGATCACTTCTTCGAGAGTGGCAAAGGCACCATTGTGCATGTATGGGGCAGACAGAGCCACATTTCTCAAGGATGGTGCTTTGAATGCACCATCGAGCCCATCTGCGGAAATTGCGGCACGTCCCTTGTCGTGTGTCTGTCCGTCAAGATCGGGCACGCCAGTGACGAAGAAATTGTCGTTGCCAAAGGTGGGCGCGGCGTGACATTCAAAACAACGCGTGGATGCCGAGCGGAACAAATCCAGCCCGCGGCGCTGTTGTCCGGTCAATGCATCGAATTGACCGGCAGCGTATTGATCGAATGGGCTGTTGTTGGAAATGAGTGTGCGTTCAAACGATGCGATGGCTGTTTGCAGATTCTCAATAGTGACCGAGTCCGCGCCGTCGCCGTATGCTTTATCGAATAGGTCTACGTAGGCTGGAATCGCTTTCAGGCGGGATACGGTCTCTTCATCAGTAGCAGACATCTCGTTAGGTGCATGAAGCGGGACTAATAGTTGAGATTCGAGAGTCGGTTCGCGTCCATCCCAGAAGAAGTTGGTCCCATAGCCAACATTCCAAAGGCTCAGACTATTGCGCTGAAGATTGAGCGCGGTTTGCATCCCATCACTGAAACCGAGACTGGGGTTGTGGCAGGTGGCGCAGGCGAGGTCTTGATCTTTTGAAAGAACGGGATCGAAGAACAACATGCGGCCGAGTTCTGTTTTTTCTGGTGAGGTCTTGCCATTGAGCGCAGGGAATTCTCGTTGCAAGCCGCTATAGGCGGGAAGCACACTGCTTGCGCCCGCGCCCCATTTTTCTTTTGGGAGAACGGGATCGTAGGACAGAGGGGCAAAGGCGGCGTAGAGAATGCCGAGGAGCGCAAGTGCGCCGAGACCGAGCAGGATGCGTTTGATCCAGGTTTTCATTTTCTTCTCCGTTTGGCGATTTTATAAAAACCTGACAGGTCTTCACGATCCTATATTGTTCGGATCGCCTCCAATGAGACTTGTCAGATTGGTCTTACTTGAAGGTCATCAAGTATGAAATGATTGCATTGAGTTCATCACTGGTAAGTTCTTTGCCAAAGTTGGTGGGCATGGTGTCGGTGAAACCATCGACGATGTAATCTTTAGGGAATAAGATCGAGTGTTCAATGTAAGCCTGCGCATCGTAGCCTTCCATGCGAGTGGCGGCGCGGGTGGCAAGGCCATACATGGACGGGCCGATCACAACCGTATCGGGCACGGTGGCGTGACATTGGGCGCAACGCAGATTGAAGACGGATTGCCCTTGTTGTTGGACAGCATCAAGT
Proteins encoded in this window:
- a CDS encoding right-handed parallel beta-helix repeat-containing protein codes for the protein MKTWIKRILLGLGALALLGILYAAFAPLSYDPVLPKEKWGAGASSVLPAYSGLQREFPALNGKTSPEKTELGRMLFFDPVLSKDQDLACATCHNPSLGFSDGMQTALNLQRNSLSLWNVGYGTNFFWDGREPTLESQLLVPLHAPNEMSATDEETVSRLKAIPAYVDLFDKAYGDGADSVTIENLQTAIASFERTLISNNSPFDQYAAGQFDALTGQQRRGLDLFRSASTRCFECHAAPTFGNDNFFVTGVPDLDGQTHDKGRAAISADGLDGAFKAPSLRNVALSAPYMHNGAFATLEEVIDFYANGGGMDQGIKVDRHINKISLSAQEKEDLVAFLYALTDESAMPEIPTSVPSGLPVVEQYPNPAREVVRVANVAVTESGTPKHEPTTVRMGPDETIQQAVDRSGPGDTIEIPYGIYHESVVLDWSDVKLVGIPNNKGEWPVIDGEGTRSDGVIASGNNFEMYNFAVKNYTSNGVLVEGATKVYLHDMYIENTGVYGVYPVRCTDVLIERIEATLMNDAAIYAGKSQDVVIRNTLTYGNVIGIELENTVNGDVYNNVAHDNTVGIFIDLLPQLPSKVSMYTKVHDNISENNNGNNFGTEGTAVALIPPGTGMLILAADEVEIYNNTIRGNKTGGLAVFNLTIGFSTNEIDVGPNPEHVYAHDNIYENNGYDADPFVKNMLGKGYDIIWDTSGADNYFDEKVASSFPPALPKTSWPQPLYNLYWRVMNFIAKMAS
- a CDS encoding cytochrome c codes for the protein MKYKIPLLFIATLLLAACSTSAVQPAPTLDAVQQQGQSVFNLRCAQCHATVPDTVVIGPSMYGLATRAATRMEGYDAQAYIEHSILFPKDYIVDGFTDTMPTNFGKELTSDELNAIISYLMTFK